gtATAATCTGTAACTATGTACATATGttctgtatgtatataaatatgaacTGTTTGACttgcttgaaaagaaaaatattttttttcttttcagtgcaaATATCTTACTAGATAAAGACTTCACAGCCAAAATATCTGACTTTGGGCTTGCACGGGCTTCTGAGAAGTTTTCCCAGACAGTCATGACTAGTAGAATTGTGGGAACAACAGCTTATATGGCACCTGAGGCTCTCCGAGGAGAAATAACACCCAAATCTGATATCTATAGCTTTGGTGTGGTGAGTttcacatatgtatttattaaaaataatcattttggcTATAACTGTGAAATTGAATTAGAATATTTTGGAATACCTGTCTTGCTTAGCTTTCTTATATAAATGCACGTGTTGTTTACTTTAACCCtagttaaatgataaaattataaaagcttCTCCAAATCtgtggaactttttaaaatggatttctgAAGTAACTacaagaaataacttttttactACACTATCCTCATGAAATAGTATGAAGCTTACATAAAATTAGTGCATAAaacagatgcctgggtggctcatttggttaagcatctgcctttggttcacgTCATAATACGAGGgccccgggatcaagtcccacatgaggctccctgctcactggggagcctgtttctctgtctgccattccccctgcttgtgcacatgctctctctctctctgacaaataaataaaagtctttaaaaaaaaaaataagtgcataAAACAAGCCATGTCATACAGCACACCTTTTAATGtcatgtttttttaatgaaatatttttttaaagatttatttatttatttgacagacagagatcacaagtaggcagagcggcaggcagagagagaggaggaagcaggctctccactgagcagagggcctgttttagggctcgatcccaggaccctggaatcatgacccaagccgaaggcagaggctttaacccactgagcatccaggcatccctaaatgaaatatttttaaaaagacattcacTTTGACATTTTCTGATATACTGGTCTGTTCCGAATAACTTTTAAGATGGAGTGAGTGGGAGTGGTTGGAGAAATCAAGTTCTACTTCATCTTATTTTTGCGTATATGTTTCCTATATGGAAATTTAACTTCACAGCACTGTGAAAGTAAGGCACAGAATTGTAAGATATgcctaaaatttagaaaataatatattctaaaacccagagaaaattatttttgtgaagaGTCCCCTGCAAGACAGGAGAAAGAATGTCCAGAACACATATTGAATGGAGCTGATTATTTAATAAGTTGCTAATAGAAAAGTACTGCTTGTGGGGATTGGTAGAACCCAGGGTTTCTGTGAAGAAGTGGTGGTGAGAGAAGACCAACTCATgtcctttctgctttttctttttctttttttttttatattttatttatttgagagagagagagagaatgaatggggggaagagggcaaagggggagagagagaggctctcaagccgactccccactgagcaaggagcccagtacggggctccatcccaggacaccgagatcataatcgggactgaaaccaagagttgaacacttaatggactgagccacccaggtgtccggtCCTTCCTGCTTTAATGCCTAAAAGGCATAATGCATTGTATGGAAATGATTAATCAGATTTCATAATAAAGATCCATATTCTtcaatttaaagttaatttaaaacaaaaaccacaaaaagatccatattcttttcaaatgttgTCTTGAGTATTATAGTAATGgacttttttttgtcttcataggttttattagaaataataactgGACTTCCAGCTGTAGATGAACACCGTGAACCTCAGTTATTGGTAActgaaagatttattattttttccagccctttctctttgcatttataATCTAAATTTGTATGGGTAAATTTGGCATCTAGCAATGTCTTTTTCTATTGGCAATCTTTTCATTGACAATTATAAAGTGGCATATGGAAAGAGCATCACATATTtctaatctcagctctgccatgaAGTATTTGTGAAGCTTGGAAAAGTCACATATATTCTATGTGCTGGGTAAAACCGGAATAGAACTATATGACTTTTTTAGGTCTTctacagtatatttttattttgtttactttcagGGTGATTACTAACAGCTTTTAAgctcagagagggaaaacaaaatggcTTCCATTCAGATTTGTATCAGAATGGAATTGCTAGTagaattttctattcatttccctaatgggattttatttataaagttatgatagaaaaaaatttcctgtgTATTTATTAGGCACTCATTGGCAATTATATAAATAGACGAACTGAATGCTAAAACCATAAGAAAATtgccttacctttttttttcctatatagtAAATTTTAAGAACCTGGAGggtctttttataaaaataaaaaatttcagaaaccTTTTATAATGTaaagatttcagaaatatttactatcatgaaggggtgcctgggtggctcagtgggttaaggcctctgccttcagctcaggtcatgatcccagcatcctgggattgagcccgcattgggctctctgctcagcggggagcctgcatcctcctctctctctctgcctgcctctctgactacttgtgatctctgtctatcaaataaataaataaaatctttttttaaaaaaactatttactATCATGAataagtttttcttaaaactaGTATAATAACTATGCTGACTTTATTCTAATTTATGTATTCTAATGAGGCAAACCAGTGAGACAAATTCAGATACTATATGTATAACAGATTATTCCCCTAGAATGGAGATtagtaaaaggcgaaagatttatgcgatctgaagagaaaccagagtggAGATTAGAAAGTCAAAGGGTATGATATTGTTGCTCAAGGGATGGGTGCCATTTTTCACTTTAAGAAAAGCAATAAGTACGatatctatatattataatattgttaCTGGTGTCCCTttctaataaatacattataaaatcttccattgggtcacctgggtggctcactcagttaagtgtctgcctttggctcaggtcatgattgcaggtttctgggatcaagccacacattgggcttcCTTATCAGAGGGGCTCccgcttctcccactctctctgcctactgctccccctactcAGGCTCTTTCTGTCTCGCTctctgaaagaaggaaataaataatcttaaaacaaaacacaacaaaaaaccttCCGTGGTTCCCTGGATATGCATTAATGCAGTATTACTTGTTATATAACATTTCACATTGAAGTATATTTATACAACATAATATTATTGTGAAAGTTATTATTTGCAtaatatctggattttttttatagTAGTACACAGTGATACTTTGTCCTCATCAAGAAATAAAGTTATCTGTCCCATTGGGTGTTGGGCATCAAGACAGAAGCGTGGGTTGTAGATAGAATTTTGGAGCCATTAGTGTCAGGCATAGATAAAGCTTTGGATATAGATTGGATTATACAGAGAAAGTGTGTGCATTAAAAAtacaggaggagagagggaaagaaaaagaactctgtttttttctaccttgtaattttttatatttttaagcaaatCCACCTGTCTAAAGGTCTAAATCCTTTTTCCTGAGACTTATtccacttttaaaatgttataaaagctTCAAACCTGTGGTTTGAGTAAGTATGAAATCCAGAAAAACACAGAATCCATCTCAGTCTTAAGTTTTACACATGACCACATAATAGTGAAAAATCATAAAACCTTAGGGAAGACTATACTCTTTCACTTATTCTTAACGTGTGAAAGCAGTAGGACTATAAACTAATAAGATATTATCATAAGTATAACCAAAAGGGAATGACCCTTCAAAGTAGCTTTGTATCACTAGATTCAGCCATCACTCAAATGCTTTCAAAATACATTTGGAAGAGTTTCTGGAGAGTTTATAATTGACCTCATATCAATAGTCTTTTTCATATTAGTTTCCGAGGGTTGctgtaaaaaaattaacacaaactgAGACTTAAAGGGActgacatttattctttcatagttctggaagtaAGAATCAAGTAAGAATCAAGGTGTTGTCAAGGTCCATCCGTATTCCCTCTAGAGGGTCTGGGGGAGActcttgcctcttccagcctctAGTGGCTGTTGGATTCCTTGACTTGAGGCCACCTCACTCCAATTTCTGCCTCTCTGGTCACGTTATCTtccctgtgtctgttttcttctcgTTCTGTCTCTTAGACAGATGCTAGTCATTGAATTTAGGGCCCATGTGGGTAATTTCAGATGACTTTATCTCAAAATGCttaacttaattatatctgcaatgacCTTTTCTCCAAGTAAAGTCATATTCATagattctggggattaggacttggaCATATTGATTTCAGGGCCACTGCTCAACCAACTACATCATCCTTATCCTCATCTTCATCCCACCACATAgtccttgcctctctccctatatattacttttttatcATGGCCCtgtcccctttctccttctgtctttttcACTTCTATTCAATAATTTGAGTACCTATAGAGAAGTTTGCCGATGCAGGGAGGAGGAGTCTGGGTCCAGAAATTGGAATTGCTCTATCAGGAGTACATCAGGAAGCAAatcactctaaaaataaaaaataaaaaatttaaaaaggggagCAAATCACCCTGAGCGCCTAGTAAATGTTGCTATTGGGAATATGAGAGCCCTTAACTCAGCAACGTAAATACAAAAATTAGAAGGCAGATGGCTGATAGTAtctaaaaagtgtgtgtgtatgtatctatgtatgaatatatgtataaataaataagtaaatagggtTTCTCCTGTATATCTTTAACTCTTACtaagtttataaaaatagataGTAAAATGAGTATATGTTATTAGGAAGTAgaataaataattccatttacattctgatttctttgacttttatttGAAACTCCTGATGAAGTTTTAACAtttgttttgggatgcctgggtggctcagccagttaggtcaggtcaggtcatgatcccagggtcctggaatcgagtcctgtgtcaggctcctcactcagcagggagcctgcttttccctctgccttggcctgctgttccctctgcttgttctctgtctctctctctctctctctttctgacaaataaataaaataaaatctttttaaacaattttgttttaaagctagatattaaagaagaaattgaagatgaagaaaagacaaTTGAAGACTATGTTGATACAAAGATGAATGACACTGATCCCGCTTCCATTGAAGCTATGTACTGCGTTGCTAGTCAATGCTtgcatgaaaagaaaaacaagagaccAGACATTAAGAAGgtactattttttatatttatttaaaaagtgaaggaggtagggttcatcttttttttctaagtttacaTTGCAAACCAATTatttaatacagttttttttttttttttttttgtctttctttttgaaaggTTCAACAGCTGCTGCAAGACATGAcagcttcttaaaattttactggaatagactcttgggtttttttgtataCACCTgtctaaaccattttttaaactaaaattttgtttttgtaaacgTTCTTTTTTACCTTTAACCAGGCAGCATGGAGCAGTTTAGTGGCTACTAAAGCTTGTATAGAACCCCCAACAAATATACAAGCAAAAGTAGAGCCACGATATCAACCCTAAGCCCTAGCTTTTTAGTGTCACCCTCAGTTCTTGAGTCATCCCTCAGACCTCTCCTCGGAACCTCACCAAACTTGGTTTCAAAACTACAGAATTAGCAACAAGGACGACTGGACCATAGGGTGAAAAGACCCTAGGCCAAAGCCCAGTTCTGCTGCTAATTTGCTGGAGCGCTTTGGGCAATCCCTTCATGGCTTTgagccttggttttttttttttttttcttactggtaTCATTAGGCTAAGATCTGTTGTGCTTCCCTGACAGGTAGTCATGAAAATCAAACGAGGCAGCATATGTGCATGCACTTTGTAACATGTAAAgtgatataaaatttaaagtttatataCAATCCAATTATAGTCATTTGTTTATAGGATCATGTTCAGAGTGTGCTATTTTAAGTAATCATTCACCACTAACCAAACATGCCCTGATGTTAGTTCCATGATGGTATGGTCAACATTAGATTATGTTACCTGGCAAAAATGAAGGAATTTTGCAGATGCTGTTAAGGTGCCTAATCTTCTGACTTTAAGTATCAACATAGAGACTCTGCTGGGTGGGGCTGACCTAATAAGGTGAGTTTTTATAAGAAGCCTGAGAGATTATCCCATGGGCCTTGAAGAAGTAAGCTACCATTTGTAAGAAGGCCACACTGGCTAAGCCCTCAGGATGGCCTTCTAGGCTAAGAGCTACCTTCCAGCTATTAgccagcaataaaaaaaaaaactaagacttGGGTTGTATAACCACAAGAAACTGAATTCTTCTAgaaaaaataactgtttttcttCCCATATTTCTGACCCACTGGCTTGCTTGCTAGCCAactaaaaattttagatttttctcaatATGTTCTATGATAATCAAGCAGGTAAAAGGAACAATTAAATGTTTTGCCTTACTTCTCTGATATATAATTAAGAGAAATATAAGGgcacattttaaagtattattgcCATATCCACTTTTTGGTCCTATAGCTGTATAAAATGGCCATACATCTCAGGGATCTGTAGtcctttttattcacttttaaaacaaagcatacctcagagatatggACAGTTCaattccagaccaccacaataaattGAGTATCACAATGAAGTGAGCCACATAAATTTTTTGGTTTGCCAATGCATATAAAACTTAGGTTTACACTACACTGTAGTCTATTAACTATGCCATAGcatatgtttaaaaaagtaatgtgcataccttaattttaaaatactttgctaCTAGAAAATGCTATCATCTGAGCTCACAGGGAGCTTTTTGCTGGTGAAGGGTCTCGCCTCCAcattgatggctgctgactgatcagggcaGTGGTTGCTGAAGACTTGGGTGGCTGTGGCAACTTCTTAAAATGAAGTTTGTCCCATCaagtgactcttcctttcacaatcTCCATGTAGCATGCAATGCTGCTTGATAGCATTTAGCTACAGTagaacttttttcaaaatttgagtCAGTCTTTTCATACCCTGCCACTCCTTTATCAACTAAGTTGATGCAGTATTCTaaatgttattgttattatttcaacaatcttcacagcgtcttcaccaggagtagattccgtCTCAAGAAACTACTTTCTCTACTCATCCCTATGAAGCAACTCTCGTTTGGTAAAGTTTTACCATGAGATTGCAGAAATTTAGTCACGACTTAAgactctacttctttttttttttttttttaaagattttatttatttgtcagagagagagggagagcgagcgagcacaggcagacagaatggcaggcagaggcagagggagaagcaggctccctgcggagcaaggaacctgatgtgggactcgatcccaggacgctgggatcatgacttgagccgaaggcagctgcttaaccaactgagccacccaggcgtcccaagactctacttctaattctagttttcttgctctttctaccacatctgtagttacttcctccactgaagtttTAAACCCCCCAAAATCATCTATGAGTGTTGGAATCAACTTTCTTCATATCAGCAATAagactgtttctctttcttatcattcatgtgttcactagAGTAGAACTTTACATTTCCTTCAAGAAAttattcttgggatgcctgagtggctcagtgggttaagcctctacctttggctcacatcatgatctcagggtcctgggattgagccccacatcgggctctctgctcagggggagcctgcttccccttctctctctgcctgcctctttgcctacttgtgatctctcactttgtcaaataaatatataaaatcttaaaaaaaaaattattctttgcattcacaacttagCTAACTGTTTGGTGCAAGAGTCCTAGTTTTTGGTCTGTATCAGCTTTTGACATGTCTTCCTCACTAAATCATTTCTGTCCtttgattttaaatgaaagatgtgggcgcctgggtggctcagtgggttaggccgctgccttcggctcaggtcatgatctcagggtcctgggatcgagccccacatcgggctctctgcttggcggggagcctgcttcctcctctctctctctgcctgcctctctgcctgcttgtgatctctgtctgtcaaataaataaataaaatcttttaaaaaaataaaataaaatgaaagatgtgACACTTCCTTTcacacttagaggccattgtagggttattaatttGCCTAATTTCAGTATCGTTGTGTCTCAGGGATTAGGGAGGcccaaggagaagaagagagataggCAAACAGTAGGTCAGTAGAACAGTGAGAGCATACACAACATTTACCAATAAGTTCACCATCTTGTATGGGCACTGTACTTGGTGTTGGTACCTCAAAACAATGACAATTGTAACAGCAAAGGTCACTGACCACAGATCACCATAAGAAATATGCTAATAacagtttgaaatattgcaagaattaccaaaatgtggcacagagacacaaagtgaagaaattattttggaaaaatggtgctgataCACCTGTTCAACCCAGGGTTACCATAAATCTTCAGTTTATAAAAGCTGCAGGatctgcaaagtgaaataaaatgatttatgcctttaagtatgtattttatttttttccactttactgtggtataattgacaaaattatatataagtcAGGTGTTCAATGtgatgttttaatatatatgtatatatacattgtgaaatgattgccacaagcTAATTAACACAGTCATGACTTCATGTAGTTACCTTTTTTGACTTTTTTGGTGTGGTGAGcacatttaagatctattttcttaacaaatttcagtacacaatacagtattattaagtaTAGTCATCAACCTACACATGAGATCCCCAGAAGTTATCATTTCATAactaaatgtttttattctttgaccAACCTCTGCCCCTACTTCTTTAACTTCTGTACTATGCCACTGTAAGAATGGACATGGATAGAAATGGCTTTTCAATCATTCAAATTCTAATATCTAGAAATGATCAATATGGAGACAATAACAATGAATCTCCAAAATTAATgctaagatttcattcctttaatgaaattaggaaaaaattatcTCGTGAAATACTCTGACCTAAAacaataattaacaaataaaatttttaaaaaacaaaattaattcaacaaTTATTCATTGATTGTTTTCAATTGTCCAGACTCATAAAAGCAATGAACATATAATAACGAATAATACAAAGTCCTTGTTTTTTAGGAGTTTGTTCTCAGGAGAAAGTCTCTGTTAGATGGAGATGAGACACTGAGATGATAatttacaagtaaataaaacaagatcaGGTAGTGAGAAGTATaaaggtggtggggattaaggagtgtacttgtttTGATGAGAACCAAGTGTTATATAAGTATGttatttaagtgatgaatcatgcTTGTACACCCAAAACAAATATTACactatgctaactaactggaatttaattaaaattttttaaaaatgtaactaacatggtgtaattattttgcaatatacaaGTATAttaaatcactacattgtacaccttaaaaatacacaatattaAATGTCaactatttctcaataaaactggaaaggaaagaatttaaaagttaaGCAAAGACTGGATATGTAGTTCCTCCTCCCCTTTGTAAAATGTCTAAATAATGACAGAACTTTTGTTATAAAGTGAGGTATATCCCCATCACATATTTTAGAAGAAGATTAACACTCTTCTTTATAGTGACAGCACAGTTTGACTATTACTAGTGAGTGGccttaaaaatatgttgaaatggggtgcccggatggctcagtgggctaaggcctctgcctttggctcagatcatgatcccagggtccggggattgagccctgcatcgggctctctgctcagcgggacgcctgctttctcctctctctctgcctgcctctctgccagcttgtgatctctgtctgtcaaataaataaaatcttttttaaaaattatttaaaaaaatatgttgaaatgtTGAccaatagcttaaaaaaaaagttagtatcaCTTCCATTAATGCCATTCTTTGgtcaaatacttttaaatgaattcataagTTAGTAGAGGAAACATGAAATAGCTTACTCTGTTAACCATACTAGGAAAACCTGCCataccaagattttatttatttatttatttattgccaatAAAGGTCAATGATAACATCTGCTATTAAACATTCAGGGCTAGAAAATGACAAAGGAGCTCCAAAAATGTGCCTctccataaaaacaatgaaaaagatggcaaaaattgtcaaaattgactttttttcagAACTAGGAAACAGCAACCCAACGAGAATTTACTCAAGAGAAAGGGCTGAATCTCAATAGGAATGACAAGttttgtggcattttaacttGTCCTATTATAATCCCTTATGTCCCAGCCCAGTGGCAGCcttgaaaaaaaaagcagccctGCTTTCTGGTACCAGAGGGAGCAGAACAGAGCTGGAGCTCTTTCAAGGCCTCATTCTGAAAGAATTGTAATTGTTTGACCTCTCTTGTGGTTCCTCGGTTAGATGACATCCTAAGTCTTATCTTTATTTCACCTGACTAAAGCTCACTTAGTGCTAAAAGACTTTCTGTGGAATCGTTTGTCAAAAATGTTTACTGGCAAATGTTTTAATGACAGCTGCCTGAGGTGATGAATAACAGGATGTTTCAGTAGGCTAACTAAAAAGCTTAAGAGGAAAAGCTGATGAATAAGATGttcattatggttttaaaaatctctaatatATTCCTGGGAACCTAGAAAACCATGCGCATGTGCAAGGTCATGCGCATGCTGAAAACAAAAAGACCTGAGAAATCCCTAAGCTCTCACTTCTGGCTGACCTTGTGGCTTTGTGCAAACAAGAAGTGAGGATTAAGACAGGGTCTAAACTGCCTGGTTTAGTGTGGAAGGTGCATCTTCACATGGATTCAGAGCCCTGGCCAATACTCTTCTATTGAGAGATTTATTGACTCCAGATGTTTAGGGAAATTTCTGTCTATTTAGTAGTGATGACTAAACTGAGTAGAGACATCAGTGACCACACATGCAAAAAATAGAGACtttacagaattcatttattaaagtcATTAATCAACAAAAACAATTAGCAACAATAAGTCTTGGGGAGGGAACAGAGTGATTTCCAGAGTTGcaacattatattatttaaaatgaatggtTTTCAACAAAAACATACCAGACAtgcagagaaaaagcaaattttgGCCTATACCcaggagaaaaaaagtagaaactacCTGAGGAAGCCCAGATGTTTAAAGTACTAGAGAAAGATTTCTatcagctattttaaatatgttcaaagaactaaaggaaatcatGTCTAAAGAACCAAAGAAAAGTATAATAATGTCTtaccaaatagagaatatcaataaaaaatttaaagtataagaAGGGACCAAATAAAAATCCCAATGTTGTAAAgtacaataactaaaatgaaaattcactAGAAGGACTTATCAGCATATTTGAGCAGCACCACCTCCcccaaaaatcaataaacatgaagataaatcaattaaggaacagaaagaaaagagaatgaagaggcaCGAGCAGATCTTTAGAGACCTATGGGACATTGTAAAGTTTACCAAGATACATGTAATGGGAGTCCTAAAAGGAGAGGTGAGAAAATGCTAGAAAgaatattggaagaaaaaatggaaaaacattttccaaatttgatgaaaaatattaatccaGACATCCAAGAAATTAACAACTACAAGTAGGATAAACTCAAAGAGATTCACACCTTGACATATCATAATCAAGAGCAGGGAAtcttaaaagcatattaaaaaaatagaagtgactCAGCAGGCACAAAGGATCCTCAATAAGATTACTAGATACATATTTACTATGGGTTAGGAAACCAGCTaataaaacttgttaaaaaagaatataaaataaaattaaggactTTTTGTTCATGGATTTGATGTTAACAGTTTTGGTtacttgggtttttaaaaaaattgttattgtttttaattttattttttcttttacctgtggatcctctttacccatttttttccaCCACCTGTCCCATTTCTGGAAACCAcgatctgttctctgtatctctgaaCTTGCtgagatatttttgtttatttttttagaatccacatgaaagattatatagtattttacttactttctttttctttttttttttttaggattttatttatttatttgacccagagaaacagagtgagattataagcagggggagcagcagggagagagagaaacagactttccactgatcagggagtccaattcagaactctatcccaggacctgaggtcatgacctgagccaaaagcaatggcttaactaactgagccacctagtcaccTGTATTTGGCTTACTTTatccgacttatttcacttagcataatgccctcaagttccacctatgttgttgcaaatagcaagatttcattattttttatggctgaataatattccactgtctatATATATCAcgacttatttatctattcatccctTGACGATCACTTaacttgtttccatattttgactattgtaaataatgccacagcCATCATGGAGatgcatttttggttttttgttgttgttcttttttttttttttaagttggtatttttgttttcttcagataaatacccagaaatggaattgctggattatattgtagttctatttttaattttttgaggtatctccatactgttttccctagTTCCACCAATTTACTTtgtcaccaacagtgcatgagggttcctttttctccaccaaCACTTATTCTATCTTGTTTTTTTGATTCTTGCCATTCTTACTAGTTGAGGTgacatttcattgtggttttcattgcatttctctgatgattaatgatgctcagcatttttcatgtacctgttggcaaTCTGTATGTCCTTTTTGGCCAAATTTTTATTcgtatcttctacccatttttaaaatttttagttccagtgtagttaatatacaatgttagATTTCTCAGCTATATAATATAGTGGTCCAAAACTTCCATATATGacacagtgctcatcaagataagcaTCCTCctgagagcctgggtggctcagttgtttaagcaactgccttcagcttatcaccatgatcctggagtccagggatggagtccctcatcaggctccctgcttggtagggagtctgcttctccctctgaccctcccccatctcatgcgctctctctctcattctctctctaataaataattaaaatccttaaaaaaaaaaagataagtgtcCTCTTTATCCCTGTCACCTTGTgcacccaccccctccacccctctggtaaccatatGT
This genomic interval from Mustela erminea isolate mMusErm1 chromosome 6, mMusErm1.Pri, whole genome shotgun sequence contains the following:
- the IRAK4 gene encoding interleukin-1 receptor-associated kinase 4 isoform X3; the protein is MGEGGFGVVYKGFVNNKTVAVKKLAAMVDISTEELRQQFDQEIKVMAKCQHENLVELLGFSSDGDDLCLVYVYMPNGSLLDRLSCLDDTPPLPWHMRCKIAQDAANGISFLHENHHIHRDIKSANILLDKDFTAKISDFGLARASEKFSQTVMTSRIVGTTAYMAPEALRGEITPKSDIYSFGVVLLEIITGLPAVDEHREPQLLLDIKEEIEDEEKTIEDYVDTKMNDTDPASIEAMYCVASQCLHEKKNKRPDIKKVQQLLQDMTAS